ATGCGCCCCAGGCAATACCATAACGGGCCTGATTTAAGCAGCCCAATGGACCTTTTAATCCGCTTATTTCAGGAAAAACATTCTCTTTTGGCACTTTTACATTATCAAAAACAAGTTCGCCTGTAGCTGAAGCACGCAAACTCCATTTGTTGTGTGTTTCAGGAGTCGAAAATCCTTCCATTCCACGTTCAACTACCATTCCCCTGATTTTGCCCGATTCATCTTTTGCCCAAACTACTGCAATATCTGCAAATGGTGCATTACTGATCCACATTTTTGCACCATTTAGAATATAATGGCTTCCAGCATCTTTAATATTGGTTACCATGCCACCCGGATTGGAGCCATGATCTGGTTCTGTTAAACCGAAACAGCCCATCATTTCGCCACTGGCCAATTTTGGCAGGTATTTTTTACGCTGTTCTTCGGTTCCATAAGCATAAATTGGGTACATCACCAACGAACCCTGAACAGATGCAGTGGAGCGGATGCCTGAATCGCCACGTTCTATTTCCTGCATCAAAATCCCATAAGCCGTATAATCCAAGCCTGCACCACCGTACTCAACCGGAATGGTTGGGCCGAAAGCACCAATATCGGCCAGGCCTTTTATTAAATGCTTTGGAAATTCTGCTTTTTGTGCATAATCTTCAATAATCGGACTCACTTCTTTTTTTACCCAATCTCTGGCTGTAGCACGGATTAATTTGTGCTCATCGGTTAACAATTCATCCAATAAATAATAGTCTGGCGCCTCGTACAGGTCTTTTTTTACTGATTTGCTCATGTAATTCGTGTTATCTGGTTAAGAAATCGCGTTAATTTCAAAGGTAACAATTTACGGCAAGGGGCATTATATTCATGAATAAAAAATTAATTTTGCAGCATACAAAATATACATGAGCCATTTCAAACAAACCGTAGCGTTAAAAGATGTAAAATGCTTTGCCTTACATGGATATTACCCAGAAGAGCAACTTATTGGAAATCATTTTGTTGTAGATCTCGAAACAGAGTTTACGCCGCAAGGTTTTGATGATGAAATAGGTCAGACCGTTAATTACGAAGACCTGAATGCTATCATTCTCGAAGAAATGAAACACACACAAAAGCTTTTGGAAACTGTTTTGAAGAATATCATTTCTAAAGTCATTAAATTATATCCTTTTGTTGAAACTGTACAGGTGAGTATGAAGAAATTAAACCCACCAATGCCGGGCCAGATTGGACATTCCTTTGTTAAACTTACTTACACATCAGCCAATTAAAATGAATTTTACGAAGATAAATGCTGAAATTTTAGCAGAAATTAAAGCTGCTATTGGAGCAGATAAGGTTTTTACTGATGCTGATAGTTTAGAAAATTACAGTCATGATGAAACTGAGGATTTACGTTACCAACCAGAGCTGGTGGTAAAGCCAACTTCGCCTGAAGAAGTTTCTGCTTTATTGAAAATCTGTAATACATATCATGTACCCGTTACGCCGCGTGGAGGTGGGACAGGTTTAAGCGGGGCCGCTTTGCCGATTTATGGCGGTGTTTCTTTATCGATGGAAAAGTTTAAGACTATTCTTGATATTGATACCGAAAACTTGCAGGCAACCGTTGAACCAGGGGTGATTACCGAGGAATTTATCAATGCCGTAGCCGAAAAGGGCCTTCTATATCCGGTTGATCCAAGCAGTAAAGGATCTTGCTTTATTGGTGGTAACGTGGCGCATGGTTCTGGTGGGCCAAGGGTAGTAAAATATGGCACCATACGAGAATATATCTTAAATCTTGAAGTAGTTCTGCCTAATGGCGATATTATATGGACTGGTGCCAATACTTTAAAATATGCATCGGGTTACAACTTAACACAGTTGATGATCGGATCGGAAGGTACACTGGCTGTGGTGACCAAAATTGTAACTAAATTATTGCCTAAACCTAGTCAATCCGTTTTAATGATGGGCTCCTTTAGCACCAATGAAGATGCATGTGCAGCGGTTTCCGCAATTTTTAGGGCAGGTGTAACGCCATCGGCTTTAGAGTTTATGGAGCGGAAAGGAGTAGAGTGGGTAATTAAATTCGATGATATTAAATTCGATTTAAAAGATGATGTTGCTGCCCTGTTAATGATTGAGTTTGATGGAGATGATTTGGACGATATTTTTAAAAACTGTGAGAAAACCAATATCGTTTTAGAAGAACATAATTGCACGGAAGTACTGTTTGCAGATACTGCGGCTCAAAAAGAAGAACTCTGGCGGATGCGTAGAACCATGGCAGAATCAGTTAAATCAAACTCTGTTTATAAGGAGGAAGATACGGTTGTGCCGCGAGCAGCTTTACCTAAACTTGTTAATGGTATAAAAGAAATTGGTGCCAAATATGGCTTCGAAAGTGTTTGTTATGGGCATGCAGGCGATGGAAACCTGCATGTAAATATTATTAAAGCCGGAATGAGTGACGAAGACTGGAAAAACAAACTCAAATTCGGTATCGCAGAAATATTCGAATTAACCACTGCTTTAGGCGGAACATTATCTGGCGAGCATGGTATTGGCTTAGTCCAAAAAGATTTTATGCCAATTAAATATTCTGAAATCCATCTTAATTTAATGAGAGGCATTAAAAACATCTTTGATCCTAACGGAATATTAAACCCTGGCAAAATTATGCCTGATTAATTTTACTCGTCACCCTGAACTTGTTTCAGGGTCTTTATATAGATGCTGAAACAAGTTCAGCATGACGGCTATTTTATTGTTCTAACTGTTCAAAACCCAGCATTTTTTGCTTTTCCTCTTCTGGGATAGCAGTTGGTTTGCCTGTGGCGTAATCAACCGCAATGCAAACCGTTTTTCCTTTACTGCAGATGATCTCTTCTGTTCCTTTTATCTTAACAATCTGGTAGTCCAGGTCGAAACTTGTAGTACCAATCCTCGATGTTTTTACATGAATAGCGATTTTATCATTCATTACTATAGGTAGAATATAATCCAGTTCTGCGTGGGCAATTACGACTCCTGTTTTCTTCCAATCCCATTTTATAATTTCTTCCCAGTATTTTGTTCTGGCAATTTCTAGATAGGTAAAGTAGATTGAATTGTTTACATGACCCATCATATCAAAATCAATAAAACGCAAATGAATATTGGTTTTATAGTTGAATTTGTCTGAAAAACCCCTTATTTCTGCCAATTTGTCTTTTGATTTGGATTTATTTTGCCAAAATGTCTTAAAAATCATAAATATTTGATTTGGTATGCAAGTTGAATATGGTGTATTATCAATTTAAAAATTAAAAAAATAAAGAATAAGCGATATGACACTAGTAAATTTTAACAACAGAACCCGTAACACAGCTCCTTACTTTAACAATGTTTTCGATTCATTGTTTAGCGATGCAGTAACTAAAAACAAAATGGTTGATAAATCGCCAAATGTGAACATTTATGAAAATGAAGCTGCATATGTAATT
The nucleotide sequence above comes from Pedobacter riviphilus. Encoded proteins:
- a CDS encoding acyl-CoA dehydrogenase family protein — encoded protein: MSKSVKKDLYEAPDYYLLDELLTDEHKLIRATARDWVKKEVSPIIEDYAQKAEFPKHLIKGLADIGAFGPTIPVEYGGAGLDYTAYGILMQEIERGDSGIRSTASVQGSLVMYPIYAYGTEEQRKKYLPKLASGEMMGCFGLTEPDHGSNPGGMVTNIKDAGSHYILNGAKMWISNAPFADIAVVWAKDESGKIRGMVVERGMEGFSTPETHNKWSLRASATGELVFDNVKVPKENVFPEISGLKGPLGCLNQARYGIAWGALGAAMDCYDTALRYSKERIQFGKPIGGFQLQQKKLAEMVTEITKGQLLVWRLGVLKSENRASAEQISMAKRNSVEIALDIARNARQMLGGMGITGEYSIMRHMMNLESVVTYEGTHDIHLLITGMDVTGLNAFK
- the folB gene encoding dihydroneopterin aldolase translates to MSHFKQTVALKDVKCFALHGYYPEEQLIGNHFVVDLETEFTPQGFDDEIGQTVNYEDLNAIILEEMKHTQKLLETVLKNIISKVIKLYPFVETVQVSMKKLNPPMPGQIGHSFVKLTYTSAN
- a CDS encoding FAD-binding oxidoreductase — its product is MNFTKINAEILAEIKAAIGADKVFTDADSLENYSHDETEDLRYQPELVVKPTSPEEVSALLKICNTYHVPVTPRGGGTGLSGAALPIYGGVSLSMEKFKTILDIDTENLQATVEPGVITEEFINAVAEKGLLYPVDPSSKGSCFIGGNVAHGSGGPRVVKYGTIREYILNLEVVLPNGDIIWTGANTLKYASGYNLTQLMIGSEGTLAVVTKIVTKLLPKPSQSVLMMGSFSTNEDACAAVSAIFRAGVTPSALEFMERKGVEWVIKFDDIKFDLKDDVAALLMIEFDGDDLDDIFKNCEKTNIVLEEHNCTEVLFADTAAQKEELWRMRRTMAESVKSNSVYKEEDTVVPRAALPKLVNGIKEIGAKYGFESVCYGHAGDGNLHVNIIKAGMSDEDWKNKLKFGIAEIFELTTALGGTLSGEHGIGLVQKDFMPIKYSEIHLNLMRGIKNIFDPNGILNPGKIMPD
- a CDS encoding acyl-CoA thioesterase, which gives rise to MIFKTFWQNKSKSKDKLAEIRGFSDKFNYKTNIHLRFIDFDMMGHVNNSIYFTYLEIARTKYWEEIIKWDWKKTGVVIAHAELDYILPIVMNDKIAIHVKTSRIGTTSFDLDYQIVKIKGTEEIICSKGKTVCIAVDYATGKPTAIPEEEKQKMLGFEQLEQ